CGCAAACACCAAACAACCGCGCACGGAGCTTTAATAGGCCATTCGACCTTAAATTGAGGATATTGGGAGATAGTGTAATGCAAGTACGAAATCTGAAATCGTCTGTTGGCGCAACTGTTGCTATTTGCTGTGCAATGGCAATGACTGGTCAGTCAGCAAGCGCTGCTCAGTTTTACAGTGGTTGGAACTATAGTATTGACTCATTCAATGATGGCTCTGGCGGCGCTGTCTATGAGATTAAGGGCTTGGCCATCAAGGAAACTGCTAACAGCCTAATCGTAGCGTTAACAGGTGGCACACCCCTGGCTGGTCAGGTCGATAGTGGTGCACGGGGTGGCAGCATTGGCTTTGGTGATTTATTCTTTAACTTCTCTGGCAAGGACTTTAAAACTGCTAGTCAGCAAAAATTGCTTTACGGTGTGCGGTTTGCTCCAGCTAACGACTCTCTGGTGACGGGCACTGGTGTGTTTAGCCAAGTGAGCGCTGTGAGTGTGTCTCAAGCAAATTATGGCTTTAGCAGCTTAAACCATTACTACAGCAGTGGTTTTGACAGGGTTAATACCCAGGGGGATGATATTAAAACCAAGCAGGATGCCTATAACTACTATGGTCAATACGATCCCAT
This genomic window from Cyanobacteriota bacterium contains:
- a CDS encoding PEP-CTERM sorting domain-containing protein (PEP-CTERM proteins occur, often in large numbers, in the proteomes of bacteria that also encode an exosortase, a predicted intramembrane cysteine proteinase. The presence of a PEP-CTERM domain at a protein's C-terminus predicts cleavage within the sorting domain, followed by covalent anchoring to some some component of the (usually Gram-negative) cell surface. Many PEP-CTERM proteins exhibit an unusual sequence composition that includes large numbers of potential glycosylation sites. Expression of one such protein has been shown restore the ability of a bacterium to form floc, a type of biofilm.) encodes the protein MQVRNLKSSVGATVAICCAMAMTGQSASAAQFYSGWNYSIDSFNDGSGGAVYEIKGLAIKETANSLIVALTGGTPLAGQVDSGARGGSIGFGDLFFNFSGKDFKTASQQKLLYGVRFAPANDSLVTGTGVFSQVSAVSVSQANYGFSSLNHYYSSGFDRVNTQGDDIKTKQDAYNYYGQYDPILNVIGSGTKVGDITMLTGSQLASEGLNFGHFNAVGTHTIGFQFDKSFLPTGDYLANLFLECGNDGVAIKANVSSAAVPEPTTMVGLALAGAGLGVARSRKRRQQAAG